One part of the Candidatus Latescibacter sp. genome encodes these proteins:
- the ccsB gene encoding c-type cytochrome biogenesis protein CcsB, producing the protein MSNSIDVNLFYGAFVGYGVSMIIYFLSFWKRTGKLAQAGNIILLLGLTMQIIGLIIRGTAAQFMPITNIYESLNFFSAVIVLFFLFVEWKLKNRVFGVFILPVVFLLMAFSSLPSTSKEVVPLIPALQSQWLVWHVVLSFIGEAAFAVAFGSGLMYLILERAKEDSFPARTFPDLETLDTLTYRAIAFGFPIFTLGALIFGAVWAKYAWGDYWSWDPKETWALITWIVYALFLHVRVVRGWKGRATALIAVIGFIVTLFTLFGVNYLISGLHSYA; encoded by the coding sequence ATGAGCAATTCTATAGATGTCAATCTTTTCTACGGCGCTTTTGTCGGTTACGGCGTTTCCATGATCATTTATTTTCTTTCTTTCTGGAAACGCACAGGAAAACTTGCCCAGGCGGGAAACATCATACTCCTCCTCGGCCTTACCATGCAGATAATCGGGCTTATCATAAGGGGAACGGCGGCTCAGTTCATGCCGATCACCAACATCTATGAATCGCTGAATTTCTTCAGCGCGGTGATCGTCCTCTTTTTCCTGTTTGTGGAATGGAAATTAAAAAACCGCGTTTTCGGGGTATTCATTCTCCCGGTTGTTTTTCTTCTCATGGCTTTCTCATCCCTGCCCTCAACTTCCAAGGAGGTTGTGCCGCTCATTCCGGCTCTTCAAAGCCAGTGGCTGGTCTGGCATGTGGTGCTCTCGTTCATCGGCGAGGCGGCATTCGCAGTGGCTTTCGGCTCAGGGCTGATGTATTTGATCCTGGAGCGCGCCAAAGAAGATTCGTTCCCGGCGCGAACGTTCCCGGACCTGGAGACGCTCGATACCCTGACCTATCGCGCCATTGCGTTCGGTTTTCCCATCTTCACACTGGGGGCGCTCATTTTCGGGGCGGTTTGGGCCAAATATGCCTGGGGCGATTACTGGAGTTGGGATCCCAAGGAAACCTGGGCGCTGATTACCTGGATTGTATATGCCTTGTTTCTCCATGTCCGGGTGGTCAGAGGATGGAAAGGACGGGCGACAGCCTTGATTGCGGTGATCGGGTTTATCGTTACACTGTTTACCCTGTTTGGAGTAAACTACCTGATATCAGGACTGCATTCGTATGCGTAA